The following proteins are co-located in the Camelina sativa cultivar DH55 chromosome 12, Cs, whole genome shotgun sequence genome:
- the LOC104731102 gene encoding cation/H(+) antiporter 17-like: protein MGTNGTTCPGPMKATSNGVFQGENPLEHALPLLILQICIVLLLTRLLAFLLRPLRQPRVIAEIVGGILLGPSALGKSSKFLTTVFPPRSLTVLDTLANLGLIFFLFLVGLELDPKSLKRTGKRALSIALAGITLPFILGIGTSFVLRSTIADGVSKAPFLVFMGVALSITAFPVLARILAEIKLLTTDVGKIALSAAAVNDVVAWILLALAVAISGDGGSPLTSLWVFLAGCGFVLFCIFVVQPGIKLIAKRCPEGEPVNELYVCCTLGIVLAASFVTDLIGIHALFGAFVIGVIFPKEGNFANALVEKVEDLVSGIFLPLYFVSSGLKTDVATIQGAQSWGLLVLVIFNACFGKIVGTVLVSLYCKVPLDESLALGFLMNTKGLVELIVLNIGKDRGVLNDQVFAIMVLMAIFTTFMTTPLVLAVYKPGKALAKGDYQNRTIEETKKSNKPLRLMFCFQSIMNIPTIVNLIEASRGSNRKETLSVYAMHLMELSERSSAVLMAHKVRKNGLPFWNKDKTGNNSSSDMVVVAFEAFRRLSRVSVRPMTAISAMATIHEDICQSAERKSTAMVILPFHKHVRLDRTWETTRNDYRWINKKVMEEAPCSVAILVDRGLGGTTRVASSDFSLVITVLFFGGNDDREALAFAMRMAEHPGISLTVIRFIPSEEFKPENVKLEILEDHASCSGDTKLIDIEAITELKAMIKEQESTLSNSDSESLIVYEEKIVKCYKEVFEVIKECSKSNLFLVGKSPEGSVASGLHVERSDTPELGPIGNLLTASENVSTTASVLVVQQYTASPVLPVVGVTKDVTTEKSLVEDSESP from the exons ATGGGAACAAATGGTACAACATGTCCAGGACCAATGAAAGCAACCTCTAATGGAGTATTCCAAGGCGAGAATCCTCTGGAGCACGCGTTGCCTCTTCTCATACTCCAGATCTGtatcgttcttcttcttactcgtCTTCTTGCTTTTCTCCTCCGTCCTCTCCGGCAGCCACGTGTCATCGCCGAGATTGTC GGTGGAATATTACTTGGACCATCAGCTCTTGGGAAAAGCTCAAAGTTTCTCACCACGGTTTTCCCACCAAGGAGTCTAACGGTTTTAGACACACTTGCAAACTTAggactcatcttcttcctcttcctcgttgGTCTCGAGCTCGACCCTAAATCCCTCAAGCGAACAGGAAAGAGAGCTCTCTCGATCGCTTTAGCCGGAATCACTCTTCCTTTTATCCTTGGTATTGGAACTTCGTTTGTTCTCCGAAGTACCATAGCTGATGGAGTCAGTAAAGCTCCTTTTCTCGTCTTCATGGGGGTTGCTCTCTCCATCACCGCATTTCCCGTTTTGGCACGAATTCTCGCTGAGATCAAGCTTCTGACCACTGATGTCGGAAAGATTGCTTTGTCCGCTGCTGCGGTCAATGATGTTGTAGCTTGGATTCTCCTTGCTCTCGCCGTGGCTATCTCGGGCGACGGGGGTTCTCCTCTCACATCTCTATGGGTGTTTCTCGCGGGTTGCGGTTTCGTCTTGTTTTGTATCTTTGTCGTGCAACCGGGGATTAAGTTGATTGCTAAACGTTGTCCTGAGGGAGAGCCAGTTAATGAACTCTACGTGTGTTGCACGTTAGGTATTGTTCTTGCTGCTAGCTTTGTCACGGACTTGATTGGGATCCACGCGCTGTTTGGTGCGTTTGTGATCGGGGTTATTTTTCCTAAAGAAGGTAATTTCGCGAATGCTCTAGTTGAGAAAGTTGAGGATCTCGTGTCGGGTATTTTCTTGCCGCTCTACTTCGTCTCGAGTGGTTTGAAAACGGATGTGGCGACGATTCAAGGAGCTCAGTCTTGGGGActcttggttttggttattttcaatGCTTGTTTCGGTAAAATCGTCGGTACAGTTCTAGTTTCCCTTTACTGCAAAGTTCCGCTTGACGAGTCTTTAGCACTCGGTTTCTTGATGAACACGAAAGGCCTTGTTGAGCTCATCGTCCTCAACATCGGTAAAGACAGAGGG GTTTTGAACGATCAGGTTTTCGCTATAATGGTTCTAATGGCCATATTCACCACGTTCATGACGACTCCTCTAGTTCTAGCCGTGTACAAACCGGGTAAAGCCTTAGCCAAAGGTGATTACCAAAACCGAACAATTGAGGAGACGAAGAAATCCAATAAACCACTCCGtctcatgttctgtttccaGAGCATAATGAACATCCCAACGATCGTCAACCTCATAGAAGCATCCCGAGGTTCAAACCGCAAAGAAACTCTATCGGTCTATGCGATGCATCTTATGGAGCTTTCCGAGAGATCATCCGCTGTACTAATGGCACACAAGGTCAGGAAAAATGGACTTCCATTCTGGAACAAAGACAAAACTGGTAACAATAGTTCTTCCGACATGGTCGTGGTCGCATTTGAGGCTTTCCGGAGACTTAGCCGTGTCTCTGTGCGTCCCATGACGGCAATCTCAGCGATGGCGACTATACATGAGGATATATGTCAAAGCGCGGAACGCAAAAGCACGGCTATGGTGATTCTTCCGTTTCATAAGCACGTTAGGCTGGACAGAACATGGGAGACGACTCGGAACGATTACCGTTGGATTAACAAGAAGGTTATGGAAGAAGCTCCATGTTCTGTTGCGATATTGGTTGATCGTGGGCTTGGTGGTACGACTCGTGTCGCTTCTAGTGATTTCTCGTTGGTTATaacggttttgttttttggaggGAATGATGATCGGGAGGCGTTAGCGTTTGCGATGCGTATGGCGGAACATCCCGGGATAAGCTTAACCGTTATTCGGTTTATTCCTAGCGAGGAATTTAAACCGGAAAATGTGAAGCTTGAGATACTCGAAGATCATGCATCATGTTCCGGGGATACCAAGTTGATTGATATAGAAGCTATAACCGAGCTGAAGGCAATGATTAAAGAACAAGAAAGTACTCTTTCTAATTCAGATTCCGAATCTCTAATCGTTTACGAAGAGAAAATCGTGAAATGTTACAAGGAAGTTTTCGAGGTTATCAAAGAGTGTTCTAAAAGCAATCTTTTCTTGGTGGGGAAGTCACCGGAAGGTTCGGTGGCGTCGGGGTTGCACGTGGAAAGAAGCGATACGCCGGAGCTTGGACCGATCGGGAATTTGTTAACGGCAAGCGAAAATGTTTCGACGACGGCGTCAGTGTTAGTGGTGCAACAGTACACAGCAAGCCCCGTTCTTCCGGTAGTTGGAGTTACCAAGGACGTCACGACTGAAAAGTCGTTGGTTGAAGATTCCGAGAGTCCTTAG